CCTGCTCCGCAGCCTGGTTCGCCTCACGGCGGTCGATCCCGGCTTCGCCCCCGGCCATGCCGTCGCGTTCCAGGTCTCTCTTCCCGAAACGCGCTACCGGCAGCCGGCGGCGCGCACCGCGTTCGCGCGCGAGCTCGAATCGAGAATTGCCGCGATCCCGGACGTCGTCGCGGTCGGCAGAGTCACCCGGCTGCCGCTGATGGCCTCGGCCAACAACATCACGACGTTCCTGTCCGTGGAAGGCCGGCCCCTTCCTCCCGCGGAGCGCCCCGAGATCGACTTTCGCCGGGCCAGCACGGGGTATTTCGCCGCGATGCGCATCCCGATCCTCGAAGGCCGGCTCGTGACCGAGGCGGAGATCGCCGCGGGCGCGCGCAACGTCGTCGTCAACGGAGCCTTTGCGCGCCGGTTCTTCCCGGGGGAGAGCGCCGTCGGCCGGAGGATCTCGACCGCGACCGCGAGCGGCGAGGGCGACTGGCAGACGATCGTCGGGGTCGTGGGGGACGTGCGGCATCTGGGCCTCGCCACTCCCCCGCGGCCCGAGGTCTATTACCACGTCGACACGTCTCCGCCGACGGGGCCCGTGTTCGTCGTGCGGTCCGGAGGGGACGCTCGCGCGCTTCCGGGAGAGATCCGTGCGGCCGTGTCCGCGCTCGACCGGGAGGTCCCGATCACCAACGTCGCGAGGCTGGACGATCTCGTCGGCGAATCCGCCGCGCCCCGCCGAATCGCGCTCGAGATCCTCGGGGCGTTCGCGCTCCTCGCCGTGCTGCTCGCGGGCGTGGGCGTCTACGGCGTGATCAGCTTCTCGTCCGCCCAGCGGACGCGGGAGATCGGCGTGCGCATCGCCGTCGGCGCATCGCCGTCGTCGATCGTGCGCCTCGTCGTCGCCGACGCCGCCCGCCCGGCTGCCGTGGGCATCGTCCTCGGGCTGGTCGGCGCGATCGCGGCGACGCGGCTCGTCTCTCCGCTCCTCTATGCGGTCTCGCCGCGCGATCCGCTCACGTTCGCCGCCGTCGCCGCCGCGCTCGCGGCGACGGCGCTCGCGGCGGCGGCGCTCCCCGCGCGGCGCGCCGCGCGCCTCGATCCGTCCCGAAGCCTGAGACAGGAGTGATCATGGGAATCGCCCAGGACTTCCGGTTCGCTGCGCGCCTCCTGCGAAAGAGTCCCGGTTTCGCGGCGGTCTCGATCGCCGTTCTGGCTCTCGGCATCGGCGGGAACGCCGCGATTTTCACCCTCGTCAACCGCGTGATGCTCCGGCCTCTTCCCTATCCCGAGCCGGAGCGTCTGATGGCCCTTTCCCTGACGGCGAGCGGGCGCGGGATGAAGAACCTCGCGGCGTCGGACGCGCTCCCCTGGTCGTTTCCCAAGTTCCGGATGCTTCGCGAGATCGACCGCGATTTCGAGCGCCTCGCCGCGTTCGGCGAGGACGCGCTGAACCTCGCCGGGACGGGCGAGCCGGAGCGCGTCCGCGTCGAATATGCCAGCGGCGACTACTTTCCGATGCTGGGCGTTCGCGCGCAGGCGGGGCGCCTCCTCTCTCCCACGGACGATTCGGCGGGGGCCGCTCCGGCGGCGCTGCTGGCGGACGGGCTCGCGCGCCGGCGATTCGGATCGCCGGCCGCCGCCGTCGGCCGGATCGTTTCGCTGAACGGGATTCCGGTGACCGTTGTCGGCGTCGCCGCGCCCGGGTTCTCCGGCTTGGGCGGCGCGGCCGCGTTGTGGGTACCTCTCGCGCTCGCTCCGCGCCTGCTCTATCCCTCCGCGCTCGCCGAGGCGGGCGACCACTGGCTCGACGTCGTCGGGCGGCGGCGCGCCGGCGTGACGGACTCCGCGGCGCTCGCCGAGATCTCCGCCGCCGGCCTCCGAATCGCCGAAGCGTTCCCCGTTCCCGCCCGATTCAACGACGGGAGCGTGTGGGGCGCGCGCGCCGTACCGCTCGGAGAGGCCCGGAAGGACCCGTGGGTTCGCCGCGCGCTGACGATCCTCCTCGCGGCCATCGGCGCCGTTCTGCTCCTCGCCTGCGGCAACCTCGCCGCGCTCCTCGTCGCCCGGGGCGCGGCACGGCGCCACGAAATCGCCGTCCGGCTCTCCCTCGGTGCCACCGCGGGCCGGATCCGCCGCCAGCTCCTCGCGGAGAGCCTGCTGCTCGCCGGCGCCGGCGGGGCGCTCGGCCTGGAAATCGCCCTCTGGGGAAGCCGCGCACTCGTCGCGTTCGCCCCGTCCCGTCCCGGCGAGACCGGTCTCTCGGCAGGCGAGCTCCTCGACCTCTCGCGCGCCGCCGTCGACCTGCGCGTGGTCGCCTTCACCGCCGCGCTCGCGCTCGCGACGGGGGTCCTCTTCGGTCTGGTCCCGGCGTGGAGAGCGTCGCGAGGGATGCCCGGAGAATTTCTCCGCGATTCTTCGGCGCGCGGCTCGCGCCGTTTCGGCAAGGGACGGTCGGCGGTCGTCGCGGCCGAAATCGGCCTCGCGTTGACTCTCGTCCTCGGCGCGGGCCTCCTGGCCCGGAGCTTCGGCGCGCTTTCGCGGGTCCCGCTCGGTTTCGAACCGGCGCACGTGATCGCGTTCTCGATCAAGCCGCCGGAAACCGCGCTGGACGAGAAGAGCACGCCTCCCTTCCATGCGGCGCTGCTCGCGAGGATCTCCGCGATCCCCGGCGTCCGGGACGCCGGCATCGACCTGTGCGCTCCCCTGTCGGGAAGGTGCAACCGCACCGGGATCCGCCAGCTCGACGGCGCCCGCCACGCGCCCGGGACGCTTCCGCCGATCGGAATTCACTTCGTGAGCACCGGATACTTCTCGACGCTGTCGATCCCGCTTCGCGCCGGCCGGCCGTTCACCGCGGCGGATCGGGCGGGCGCGCCGCGCGTCGTCATCGTCAACGAGACCGCGGCTCGCCGTCTCTGGCCGGACGGACGCGCGGTCGGCCGCCGGATCGGCCTCGGACAGGGCGGATTCGAGGACGGAGAGCAGGCGGAGGTCGTCGGCGTCGTCGCCGACGTCCGCTACGGCGGGGTCGACGCGCCCCCGACGCTCGACGCCTACATCCCCGATCTCCAGTACGCTTTCGGCGCCTCGACGATCTTCGTGCGGTTCACGGGAAACCCCGCGGGCGCGGTACCGGCGCTTCGCGCCGCCGTTCGATCGGTCGCTCCCGATCTTCCCATCGACGACGTCCGGACGCTCGGCGCCCGCGTCGCCGACGCCCTCTCCTCCGCCCGATTCGCTGCCGCGCTGCTGGGGGGATTCGCGCTGTTCGCGACGGCTCTCGCCGCGCTCGGCATCTATGGGCTGCTCGCGCAGGCCGCTTCGGAACGGTCGCGGGAGATCGGCATTCGTCTCGCTCTCGGGGCGACGCCGCGGACGGTCCTCGCGATGATGCTTCGCTGGTCGGCGGCGGTCACGGCCGCCGGGATCGCGGGAGGCGCCATCCTCTTCGCGCTCGTCTCGAGGACGCTCGGAGCCCTCCTCTTCGGCGTCCGGCCCGGCGACCCGTCGACCGTCGCCGTGGTCGGCGGCTTCGTCGCGGCGGTCGCGATCGGCGCGAGTCTCCTTCCGGCCGCGAGGGCGGCGAAAACCGACCCGGTCCGGGCCCTGAGGGACGAATGAGGGCCCACGTGACCTTTCGGCGGGCGTCGCGTCTCCCGTTCGAAGGGCGTTTTCGCCCGAACGAGGTGAACCGATGAGGTCATTCGCCAGCAACATCCGTTTCGCTTTCCGCCTGCTCCGGCGAGCCCCCGGCTTCGCGCTGGCCGTGATCGCCGTCCTCGCCCTCGGGATCGCCGCCGCGGCCGCGCTCTTCTCGGTCGTCGACGCCGCGATCCTGCGCCCCCTCCCGTTCTTCGAGCCGGACCGCCTCGTCGCCGTCGTCTCCGCGGACCGCGCTCACCACTTCCGCGGGGCGTCGTCGCCTCCCGATCTGGTCGACTTCCGGGCGTCGGTTCCCGCGCTCTCCGACGTCGCCGCGACGATGCCGTGGACTCCGGCCGCGACCGGAGGCGGGGAGCCGGAGAGGCTCCGCGGTCTTCTCGTCTCCGCGAACTTCTTCTCGATGCTCGGCGTCCGCGCCGCGACAGGGCGCACCTTCCACCCCGGAGAGGAGTCTCCGGGCCGGGAGCGGGTCGTCGTCGTCGGAGATGCGCTCTGGCGGAGGCGCTATGGCGCCGACTCCCGCCTCGTCGGGCACTCGATTCTCCTGAACGGCGATCCTTACACGGTGATCGGGATCGCGCCGCCCGGGTTCCGCTGGGGAAGAGCCTACGGCCGGAACGGCGCCTCCGAGGTCTGGGCACCGTTCGCGCTCACGCCGGAGCGCCTCGCCGCCGGCGAGCGGGGAGACGAGTATCTCGACCTCGTCGGGAGGATCCGCCCGGGCATCTCGCTCTCGGCCGCCCAGGCGCAGGTGGACGCTCTCATCCGCCGGTTCCAGCGCGACTATCCGGCGCAGTTCCCCCCCGGCAGCTCCGTCGTCACGACGCTCGTGCCGCTGCAGCGCGACCTCGTCGGCGACACCCGAAGGCCTCTCTGGATCCTCTTCGGGGCCGTCGGCTTCCTTCTCCTGATCGCCTGCACCAACGCCGCTGGACTCCTCCTCGCCCGCGCCGCGCAGCGGAAGGGCGAGATCGCGATCCGGGTCTCGCTCGGCGCCTCGCGAGGCAGGCTCTTCGTCCAGCTCCTGGCCGAAAGCGTCGTCGTCACCCTCCTCTCGGCCGGCGCCGGCGTCGCGGGGGCATGGGCGCTCCTGCGCCTCGGCACCCGCCGTCTGCCGGAGGACTTCCCCGGGGTCTCCGCCGTCGCGATCGACTTCCGGGGCCTCCTCTTCGTCCTCGCCGTCGCGGCGGTAACCTCGGTCGTCTTCGGCCTCGTCCCGCTCGCCGGCGCCGGAAGGGCCGACCTGCGGAGGAAGATCGACGAAGGCCGGGGCGCCGGTTCGCGGAGCGAGGGCCGTCTCCGGCGCGGCCTCGTCGCCGCGCAGCTCGGCCTCGCCGGCCTCCTCCTCGTCGGGGCGACGCTCCTCGCGATCAGCCTCGCCCGCGTCCTGCGCGTCGATCCCGGCTTCGAGGCCCGGCACGTGATCACGGGCGACCTCTCCCTTCCCCGTTCCCGGTATCCGGACGCGTCCCGCCGCGAGATCTTCCGGAACGCCGCGATCGCCCGCCTCGAGGCGACCCCGGGCGTCCGGCGGGCCGGAGCGGTCTCGATCCTCCCGCTCGGGAGGAACGAGAACAGCGGCACGTTCGACATCGAAGGGAGGCCGGATCTGTCCGGGAACCGGCAGGCCCACGCGGAGAGCTGGGCCGCGACGCCGGGATACTTCGACGCCATGCGGATCGCGCTCCTGAGGGGACGCCTCTTCAACGCCGGCGACACCGCGTCATCCCTGCCGGTCGCGCTCGTCGACGATGCCCTGGCTCGGACCTATTTCGGCGCAGAAGACCCGGTCGGCCGCCGGATCGACTTCGAAGGAGGCGACCGGGAGAGGAAGTGGCGCGTCGTGGTCGGCGTGGTGCGCACGGTCCGCGCCCGATCGCTCGACGACGAGCCCCGCCCGTCGTTCTATGTCCCTTTCTCGCAGTCCCACGAACCGATCCTGACGCTCGTGGCGCGGGTCGAGGGGAATCCCGCGTCCTTCGCCGGGACCCTCCGCGCCGCGGTCGCCGCCGCCGACCCCGACCAGCCGCTCGGGACCGTCGCGCCGCTCGAGGAGCTCGTGTCGGAGTCGGTCTCGCAGCGCCGGCTCGCGGCGGCACTCCTCGCCGCGTTCGCGCTCGCCGCGCTGCTGCTCGCCGCCGTCGGCCTCTACGGGGTGCTCGCATTCTCGGTCGCGCGCCGGAAACGCGAGATCGGAGTGCGAATGGCGCTCGGAGCCCTTCCTTCCGCGATCGCCGGACTGGTCCTGCGGGAGAGCGCGAGAATGATCGTCGCCGGTCTCGCCGGAGGTCTCGTCGCCGCCTTCGTCCTGACCCGGTTCCTTTCCAGCCTGCTCTTCGGGGTCGCCGCGATCGATCCGGCCGCCTTCGGCGGCGTCGCCGCGGCCCTCGGCGCCGCCGGTCTCCTCGCGAGCTTTCTCCCCGCCCGCCGCGCCGCCCGCATCCCTCCGATGGAGGCGCTCCGGGATGAGTAGGATCGCCCTCGCCGCCGACCTTCGCGACGCCGCCCGCCGACTGCGATCCTCGCCGGGTTTCACGGCGACGATTCTCCTGATCTTCGCTGTCGGCCTCGGCACGACGACGGCCGTCTTCGCCATCGTGCATGCGCAACTCCTCCGGCCGCTGCCGTTCGCCCATCCCGACCG
This genomic interval from Thermoanaerobaculia bacterium contains the following:
- a CDS encoding FtsX-like permease family protein codes for the protein LLRSLVRLTAVDPGFAPGHAVAFQVSLPETRYRQPAARTAFARELESRIAAIPDVVAVGRVTRLPLMASANNITTFLSVEGRPLPPAERPEIDFRRASTGYFAAMRIPILEGRLVTEAEIAAGARNVVVNGAFARRFFPGESAVGRRISTATASGEGDWQTIVGVVGDVRHLGLATPPRPEVYYHVDTSPPTGPVFVVRSGGDARALPGEIRAAVSALDREVPITNVARLDDLVGESAAPRRIALEILGAFALLAVLLAGVGVYGVISFSSAQRTREIGVRIAVGASPSSIVRLVVADAARPAAVGIVLGLVGAIAATRLVSPLLYAVSPRDPLTFAAVAAALAATALAAAALPARRAARLDPSRSLRQE
- a CDS encoding ABC transporter permease, with amino-acid sequence MGIAQDFRFAARLLRKSPGFAAVSIAVLALGIGGNAAIFTLVNRVMLRPLPYPEPERLMALSLTASGRGMKNLAASDALPWSFPKFRMLREIDRDFERLAAFGEDALNLAGTGEPERVRVEYASGDYFPMLGVRAQAGRLLSPTDDSAGAAPAALLADGLARRRFGSPAAAVGRIVSLNGIPVTVVGVAAPGFSGLGGAAALWVPLALAPRLLYPSALAEAGDHWLDVVGRRRAGVTDSAALAEISAAGLRIAEAFPVPARFNDGSVWGARAVPLGEARKDPWVRRALTILLAAIGAVLLLACGNLAALLVARGAARRHEIAVRLSLGATAGRIRRQLLAESLLLAGAGGALGLEIALWGSRALVAFAPSRPGETGLSAGELLDLSRAAVDLRVVAFTAALALATGVLFGLVPAWRASRGMPGEFLRDSSARGSRRFGKGRSAVVAAEIGLALTLVLGAGLLARSFGALSRVPLGFEPAHVIAFSIKPPETALDEKSTPPFHAALLARISAIPGVRDAGIDLCAPLSGRCNRTGIRQLDGARHAPGTLPPIGIHFVSTGYFSTLSIPLRAGRPFTAADRAGAPRVVIVNETAARRLWPDGRAVGRRIGLGQGGFEDGEQAEVVGVVADVRYGGVDAPPTLDAYIPDLQYAFGASTIFVRFTGNPAGAVPALRAAVRSVAPDLPIDDVRTLGARVADALSSARFAAALLGGFALFATALAALGIYGLLAQAASERSREIGIRLALGATPRTVLAMMLRWSAAVTAAGIAGGAILFALVSRTLGALLFGVRPGDPSTVAVVGGFVAAVAIGASLLPAARAAKTDPVRALRDE
- a CDS encoding ABC transporter permease, translated to MRSFASNIRFAFRLLRRAPGFALAVIAVLALGIAAAAALFSVVDAAILRPLPFFEPDRLVAVVSADRAHHFRGASSPPDLVDFRASVPALSDVAATMPWTPAATGGGEPERLRGLLVSANFFSMLGVRAATGRTFHPGEESPGRERVVVVGDALWRRRYGADSRLVGHSILLNGDPYTVIGIAPPGFRWGRAYGRNGASEVWAPFALTPERLAAGERGDEYLDLVGRIRPGISLSAAQAQVDALIRRFQRDYPAQFPPGSSVVTTLVPLQRDLVGDTRRPLWILFGAVGFLLLIACTNAAGLLLARAAQRKGEIAIRVSLGASRGRLFVQLLAESVVVTLLSAGAGVAGAWALLRLGTRRLPEDFPGVSAVAIDFRGLLFVLAVAAVTSVVFGLVPLAGAGRADLRRKIDEGRGAGSRSEGRLRRGLVAAQLGLAGLLLVGATLLAISLARVLRVDPGFEARHVITGDLSLPRSRYPDASRREIFRNAAIARLEATPGVRRAGAVSILPLGRNENSGTFDIEGRPDLSGNRQAHAESWAATPGYFDAMRIALLRGRLFNAGDTASSLPVALVDDALARTYFGAEDPVGRRIDFEGGDRERKWRVVVGVVRTVRARSLDDEPRPSFYVPFSQSHEPILTLVARVEGNPASFAGTLRAAVAAADPDQPLGTVAPLEELVSESVSQRRLAAALLAAFALAALLLAAVGLYGVLAFSVARRKREIGVRMALGALPSAIAGLVLRESARMIVAGLAGGLVAAFVLTRFLSSLLFGVAAIDPAAFGGVAAALGAAGLLASFLPARRAARIPPMEALRDE